A stretch of Hydractinia symbiolongicarpus strain clone_291-10 chromosome 9, HSymV2.1, whole genome shotgun sequence DNA encodes these proteins:
- the LOC130656266 gene encoding uncharacterized protein LOC130656266 produces MQAECLTTTKSRRRKRKGQPRKFVSKTNINPFKCEFCDRLFKAKKGLVVHMKCIHGLSSFQQSQVVKQNNEDKIIATVKSVMGSMLNQIESLEGSERQTLKSTEVTKGRRGSAKRAKYSVKTKADIVNEYEGGASQDSLARKYGINRSLVSKWVKDKEKLKLVAKSEYEKFFKIHPSKKGRADIVISLDQLRRK; encoded by the exons ATGCAGGCTGAATGTTTGACAACTACAAAATCACGTCGAAGGAAAAGAAAAGGCCAACCACGAAAGTTTGTTTCGAAAAcaaatatcaatccgtttaaatgCGAGTTTTGTGATCGGTTATTTAAAGCGAAGAAAGGCTTAGTTGTTCATATGAAATGCATTCATGGACTGTCAAG TTTCCAACAGAGCCAGGTAGTTAAGCAGAATAACGAAGACAAAATTATCGCTACCGTAAAATCAGTAATGGGAAGCATGCTCAATCAGATCGAAAGCTTGGAAGGAAGTGAGCGTCAAACTTTAAAAAGTACAGAAGTAACAAAAGGCAGGCGTGGTAGCGCTAAACGCGCCAAATATTCTGTTAAAACCAAAGCTGACATTGTGAATGAATACGAAGGTGGCGCATCCCAAGACTCATTAGCAAGAAAATATGGTATAAATAGGTCTTTG gtTTCAAAATGGGTGAAAGATAAGGAGAAATTAAAACTAGTCGCTAAATCTGAGTACGAAAAGTTTTTCAAGATTCACCCTTCGAAAAAAGGAAGAGCAGATATAGTCATTTCCCTGGATCAATTGAGAAGAAAATAA